The following are encoded in a window of Arctopsyche grandis isolate Sample6627 chromosome 4, ASM5162203v2, whole genome shotgun sequence genomic DNA:
- the LOC143910717 gene encoding decapping and exoribonuclease protein-like, whose protein sequence is MSTCRTHAKYYDRELSENIKPKLVGYFSSDDSQELFENISKLRYIVVRPGPTHLDLKIGENNVVVWNDHQLKVPFFEYILKHKDIMEDIEGRRMRNVGFVAGRTTLKIIAKIPYAYHEECIISAHLLRGAIYLKTLKKPIYENQTNYSQSRWGHKFEQCVTRRNFREERDNDEVLVENDEFVCIFKINLGKNHILYRAELDGILANETELQKEVPDNLDLKCTINELQKTIFAELKTTPRSFDNSIKLQHVFDTWVQSFYGAATKILVGYKNVDGIVENIKQYSLDDFENMRKEDWNTNVMLNFTDDFLSYIKSCFMYEELVVLTNDVRNLPSMIKYFRKSAHSSFFAESFLPEEYEDEPLPEWFVLSNNNEIK, encoded by the exons ATGAGTACTTGTCGAACACATGCGAAGTATTATGACCGCGAAttaagtgaaaatataaaaccaaaacttGTTGGTTACTTTAGTAGTGACGATAGTCAAGAACtgtttgaaaatatatctaaacTCAGATACATAGTGGTGAGACCCGGACCAACACACCTAGATTTGAAAATAGGTGAAAACAACGTTGTGGTATGGAACGATCACCAACTCAAAGTaccatttttcgaatatatcctAAAGCACAAAGATATTATGGAAGATATCGAAGGGCGCCGGATGAGAAATGTTGGCTTCGTGGCCGGTCGGACGACATTAAAAATTATCGCCAAAATACCTTATGCATACCATGAAGAATGCATTATAAGTGCACATTTGCTACGTGgtgcaatttatttaaaaactctgAAAAAGCCTATATATGAAAACCAAACAAATTATTCACAGTCACGATGGGGGCACAAATTTGAACAGTGTGTAACCAGAA GAAATTTTAGAGAAGAAAGAGACAACGACGAAGTTCTTGTGGAAAACGAtgaatttgtttgtattttcaaaatcaatCTTGGTAAAAATCACATTCTATACAGAGCCGAATTAGATGGTATTTTAGCCAATGAGACAGAATTGCAAAAAGAGGTGCCAGATAATCTGGATTTAAAATGCACCATAAATGAATTGCAAAAAACAATATTTGCTGAATTGAAAACAACGCCACGATCGTTCGATAATTCGATTAAGTT gcAGCATGTGTTTGATACTTGGGTTCAATCATTTTATGGAGCCGCAACTAAAATACTCGTTGGGTATAAAAATGTAGACGGAATTgtagaaaatataaaacaatatagtTTGGATGATTTCGAAAACATGAGAAAG GAAGATTGGAATACGAATGTAATGCTTAATTTTACGGACGATTTTCTGTCATATATTAAGTCATGCTTTATGTATGAAGAATTAGTTGTTCTAACTAACGATGTTCGTAATTTACCTAgcatgataaaatattttcggaaaAGTGCGCACAGTTCGTTTTTTGCCGAGTCTTTCTTACCAGAAGAATATGAAGACGAACCTCTACCTGAATGGTTTGTCTTGTCAAATAACaatgagataaaataa